A single window of Mycolicibacterium aurum DNA harbors:
- a CDS encoding UvrD-helicase domain-containing protein, with protein sequence MTSPSLSTVPTGTDELLEGLNPQQRRAVLHEGTPLLIVAGAGSGKTAVLTRRIAYLLAARDVGVGQVLAITFTNKAAAEMRERVVQLVGPRARNMWVSTFHSTCVRILRNQASLLPGLNSNFSIYDSDDSRRLLLMIGKDMGLDTKRHSPRLLANGISNLKNELIGPEQAAAEASEAEDDLARIIATVYAEYQRRLRAANALDFDDLIGETVAVLQAFPQIAQYYRRRFRHILVDEYQDTNHAQYVLVRELVGTQAADDDIAGVAPAELCVVGDADQSIYAFRGATIRNIEDFERDYPNATTILLEQNYRSTQTILNAANSVIARNAGRREKRLWTDAGDGELIVGYVSDNEHDEARFIAQEIDALSDSSSDFSYNDVAVFYRTNNSSRAIEEVFIRAGIPYKVVGGVRFYERREIRDIVAYLRVLDNPGDAVSMRRILNTPRRGIGDRAEACVAVHAETTGATFNDALADAAEGKVPLLNSRSAKAIAGFVEMLDELRAGLEGELGDLVESVLDRTGYRAELESSSDPQDLARLDNLNELVSVAHEFSIDLANAKALADEDGAEPQDEDIPDTGVLAAFLERVSLVADADDIPEHGSGVVTMMTLHTAKGLEFPVVFVTGWEDGMFPHMRALGDPVELSEERRLAYVGITRARQRLYLSRAKVRSSWGQPMLNPESRFLREIPQELIDWRRTEQPASRMSAPVGNAGRYGTPRPSPTPSRSGAGKRAPIVLEPGDRVTHDKYGLGRVEEVTGAGESAMSLIDFGSAGRVKLMHNHAPVTKL encoded by the coding sequence ATGACTTCACCCTCCTTGTCCACTGTGCCGACCGGCACCGATGAACTCCTCGAAGGCCTCAACCCGCAACAGCGCCGGGCGGTCCTCCACGAGGGGACCCCGCTTCTGATCGTCGCCGGTGCCGGGTCGGGCAAGACGGCGGTGCTGACCCGCCGCATCGCGTATCTGCTGGCCGCCCGCGACGTCGGGGTGGGCCAGGTGCTGGCCATCACGTTCACGAACAAGGCCGCTGCCGAGATGCGGGAACGGGTGGTCCAGCTCGTGGGCCCACGGGCACGCAACATGTGGGTGTCGACATTCCACTCGACGTGCGTGCGGATCCTGCGCAATCAGGCCTCGCTGCTGCCGGGCCTGAATTCGAACTTCTCCATCTACGACTCCGACGACTCGCGCCGCCTGCTGTTGATGATCGGCAAGGACATGGGCCTGGACACCAAGCGGCACTCGCCGCGGCTGCTGGCCAACGGGATCTCCAACCTGAAGAACGAGCTGATCGGTCCCGAGCAGGCTGCGGCCGAGGCGTCGGAAGCCGAAGACGACCTGGCCCGCATCATCGCCACCGTCTACGCCGAATATCAACGCAGACTGCGGGCCGCCAACGCTCTGGACTTCGACGATCTGATCGGCGAGACGGTCGCTGTGCTGCAAGCCTTTCCGCAGATCGCCCAGTACTATCGGCGCCGGTTCCGGCACATCCTGGTCGACGAGTACCAAGACACCAACCACGCGCAGTACGTGCTGGTCCGTGAGCTGGTCGGAACCCAGGCTGCCGACGACGACATCGCCGGTGTCGCCCCCGCCGAGCTGTGCGTCGTCGGCGACGCCGACCAGTCGATCTACGCGTTCCGTGGCGCGACGATCCGCAACATCGAGGACTTCGAGCGCGATTACCCCAACGCCACGACGATTCTGCTGGAACAGAACTATCGATCGACGCAGACCATCCTCAACGCCGCGAACTCGGTGATCGCGCGCAACGCCGGCCGCCGCGAGAAGCGACTGTGGACCGACGCCGGCGACGGTGAGCTGATCGTCGGCTACGTGTCCGACAACGAACACGACGAAGCGCGTTTCATCGCGCAGGAAATCGATGCGCTGTCCGATTCGAGCAGTGACTTCTCCTACAACGACGTCGCGGTGTTCTACCGCACCAACAACTCCTCACGCGCCATCGAGGAAGTCTTCATCCGTGCCGGGATTCCCTACAAAGTGGTTGGGGGAGTCCGCTTTTACGAGCGCCGCGAGATCCGCGACATCGTCGCCTATCTGCGGGTGCTCGACAACCCCGGCGATGCGGTCAGCATGCGCCGAATTCTCAACACCCCGCGCCGCGGAATCGGCGACCGCGCCGAGGCGTGCGTCGCCGTCCACGCCGAGACCACGGGTGCCACCTTCAACGATGCCCTTGCGGATGCGGCCGAAGGCAAAGTGCCGCTGCTGAACTCGCGCTCGGCCAAGGCGATCGCCGGGTTCGTCGAGATGCTCGACGAGCTCAGGGCCGGACTCGAAGGCGAACTCGGCGATCTCGTCGAATCCGTGCTGGACCGCACCGGCTACCGCGCTGAACTCGAATCCTCGAGTGATCCGCAGGACCTGGCGCGCCTTGACAACTTGAACGAATTGGTGAGCGTCGCACACGAATTCAGCATCGATCTGGCCAACGCGAAGGCGCTGGCCGACGAGGATGGAGCCGAGCCGCAGGACGAGGACATTCCTGACACGGGTGTGCTCGCGGCCTTTCTGGAACGGGTGTCACTGGTCGCCGACGCCGACGACATCCCGGAGCACGGATCAGGCGTGGTGACGATGATGACGCTGCACACCGCCAAGGGCCTGGAGTTTCCGGTGGTGTTCGTGACCGGCTGGGAGGACGGCATGTTCCCCCACATGCGGGCGCTCGGCGATCCGGTCGAGCTCTCCGAGGAGCGCCGACTGGCCTATGTCGGCATCACCCGGGCCCGTCAGCGCCTCTATCTCAGCCGCGCCAAAGTGCGCTCGTCCTGGGGGCAACCGATGCTCAACCCGGAATCACGGTTCCTCCGGGAAATCCCGCAGGAGCTCATCGACTGGCGCCGCACCGAGCAGCCGGCGTCGAGGATGTCCGCACCGGTCGGCAATGCGGGCCGGTACGGCACACCGCGGCCGTCGCCGACTCCGTCACGGTCGGGGGCGGGCAAGCGCGCGCCCATCGTCCTGGAACCGGGCGATCGCGTCACCCACGACAAATACGGACTCGGCAGGGTCGAAGAGGTCACCGGTGCCGGCGAGTCCGCGATGTCGTTGATCGACTTCGGGAGCGCAGGCCGCGTGAAGCTGATGCACAACCACGCGCCCGTCACGAAGCTCTGA
- a CDS encoding chorismate mutase, with protein sequence MTTETTGSLTVPDNPDIAELRQEIDQLDATILEAIQRRTEISQTIGKARMASGGTRLVHSREMKVIERYSVLGEEGKNLAMLLLRLGRGRLGH encoded by the coding sequence ATGACGACGGAAACCACGGGATCATTGACGGTGCCTGACAACCCCGATATCGCTGAGCTGCGCCAGGAGATCGATCAACTCGACGCGACGATCCTCGAGGCGATCCAGCGGCGCACCGAGATCTCACAGACGATCGGCAAGGCGCGGATGGCCTCGGGCGGTACCCGCCTGGTGCACAGCCGCGAGATGAAAGTGATCGAGCGCTACAGCGTGCTCGGCGAAGAGGGCAAGAACCTCGCCATGCTGCTGTTGCGGCTGGGCCGCGGCCGCCTCGGCCACTGA
- a CDS encoding acyltransferase family protein, whose translation MAAGAAPLRVGPRRYVGPGQAIPALDGVRAIAVLLVLADHGGVPGLSGGFLGVDVFFVLSGFLITSLLLDEIGRTGRIGLKSFWIRRARRLLPALLVMVLAVVAAAGLFAEESTARLRDDAVATFFWMSNWMFVSQNTDYFSQGAPASPLQHTWSLAVEEQYYVLWPLLVAAAVAGLAALAYRRGLPLSQRAVRVAVFGLASLGIVASASATFLLTSDATLNRVYFGTDTRVQALLVGAAAAALLVRDWRGLTAGLVVFRSRWARWLAWSLPVVGLVVLFMAARIATGSAEEFRSGLLVVVAVAAILVIAPVALAQDGPVARLLSVGPLVGLGAISYGVYLWHWPIFLVLNGERTGIAGWQLFALRCAATIALATLSWWLIEQPIREWRPAFVPMLPLAAATAATAAVVTMTVLPVRVLPAMPVPGPLIDNAALVGPEVAVAVPPVRTPRAPGDLRVAVFGDSIAWTMMRYLPDTPGMDFADFTTIGCGIARGGPYEYVGQELPQKPECDAWPARWAQRIGYEKPDVVLLVVGRWEVVDRMNEGRWTHIGEPGYDAYLRSELNRALDILSSTGARVVVTTEPYNRRAEKPDGSLYPEDQPIRVERWNTLLRSVVEMRPNATVLDLNKKLSPNGYYQTRVDGLKVRSDGVHPTPEAVEWLTPWLVEALTPE comes from the coding sequence ATGGCTGCGGGCGCGGCTCCACTCCGGGTGGGTCCGCGCCGCTACGTCGGTCCGGGCCAGGCGATTCCCGCACTCGACGGAGTCCGCGCGATCGCCGTCCTGCTGGTGCTGGCCGACCACGGCGGCGTGCCGGGTCTGTCCGGCGGCTTCCTGGGCGTCGACGTCTTCTTCGTCCTCAGCGGATTCCTCATCACGTCGCTGCTGCTGGACGAGATCGGACGGACCGGACGGATCGGGCTGAAGAGCTTCTGGATCCGGCGCGCCCGCAGACTGCTCCCCGCCCTGCTGGTGATGGTGCTCGCCGTCGTCGCGGCGGCGGGCCTGTTCGCCGAGGAATCCACGGCACGATTGCGCGACGACGCCGTGGCCACGTTCTTCTGGATGTCGAACTGGATGTTCGTGTCGCAGAACACCGACTACTTCTCCCAGGGCGCGCCCGCGTCTCCGCTGCAGCACACGTGGTCACTGGCTGTCGAGGAGCAGTACTACGTCCTGTGGCCCCTGCTGGTCGCGGCTGCTGTCGCCGGATTGGCCGCGCTGGCGTACCGGCGTGGGCTCCCGCTCTCCCAGCGCGCGGTGCGCGTCGCGGTCTTCGGCCTGGCATCCCTCGGGATCGTCGCGTCGGCGTCGGCGACCTTCCTGCTCACCTCGGACGCAACGCTCAATCGCGTCTACTTCGGCACCGACACCCGGGTCCAGGCGCTGCTGGTCGGTGCGGCGGCAGCGGCGCTGCTGGTCCGTGACTGGCGGGGGCTGACCGCGGGTCTGGTGGTCTTCCGTTCGCGGTGGGCGCGGTGGCTCGCGTGGTCCCTTCCGGTGGTGGGACTCGTGGTGCTGTTCATGGCCGCGCGCATCGCGACGGGAAGCGCCGAGGAATTCCGCAGCGGACTGCTGGTGGTCGTCGCGGTCGCCGCGATTCTCGTGATCGCCCCGGTGGCGCTCGCTCAGGACGGGCCCGTCGCACGCCTGCTGTCGGTCGGCCCGCTCGTCGGCCTCGGCGCCATCTCGTACGGCGTCTACCTGTGGCACTGGCCGATCTTCCTCGTCCTCAACGGCGAGCGGACCGGCATCGCCGGCTGGCAGCTGTTCGCGCTGCGCTGCGCTGCGACGATCGCGCTCGCGACGCTGTCGTGGTGGTTGATCGAGCAGCCGATCCGGGAATGGCGCCCGGCGTTCGTGCCGATGCTTCCGCTGGCGGCGGCCACCGCAGCGACGGCCGCGGTGGTGACGATGACCGTGCTGCCGGTCCGGGTCCTGCCCGCGATGCCGGTCCCGGGTCCGCTGATCGACAATGCGGCGCTGGTCGGACCGGAGGTGGCCGTTGCGGTGCCGCCCGTCCGAACTCCCCGCGCCCCCGGCGATCTGCGGGTGGCGGTGTTCGGCGACTCCATCGCGTGGACGATGATGCGCTACCTCCCCGATACCCCCGGCATGGATTTCGCCGACTTCACCACGATCGGGTGCGGGATCGCCCGCGGCGGGCCTTACGAGTACGTGGGCCAGGAGCTGCCGCAGAAACCGGAGTGCGACGCGTGGCCGGCGCGGTGGGCCCAGCGGATCGGATACGAGAAACCCGACGTGGTGCTACTCGTCGTCGGGCGCTGGGAAGTGGTGGACCGGATGAACGAAGGCCGCTGGACCCACATCGGGGAGCCCGGCTACGACGCCTACCTGCGCAGTGAATTGAACCGGGCGCTGGACATCCTGTCCTCGACCGGGGCGAGGGTGGTCGTGACCACCGAACCGTACAACCGGCGTGCGGAGAAGCCGGACGGCAGTCTGTACCCCGAGGATCAGCCCATCCGCGTCGAGCGCTGGAACACGCTGTTGCGCAGCGTCGTCGAGATGCGCCCCAATGCCACGGTGCTGGACCTGAACAAGAAGCTGAGCCCCAACGGCTACTACCAGACCAGGGTCGACGGTCTGAAGGTGCGCAGCGACGGCGTGCACCCGACACCCGAGGCCGTCGAGTGGCTGACGCCGTGGCTGGTCGAGGCGCTCACACCGGAGTGA
- a CDS encoding NAD-dependent succinate-semialdehyde dehydrogenase, whose translation MDAATLLKSVPTGLWIGGEEREGKSTFDVLDPSNDEVLISVADATAEDASTALDVACGVQAEWAGTAPRKRGEILRSVFEAITDRADDIAALMTMEMGKVVAESKGEVTYGAEFFRWFAEEAVRIGGRYTPSPAGNGRIIVTKQAVGPCYAITPWNFPLAMGTRKMGPAFAAGCTMIIKPAQETPLTMLLLAKLMDEAGLPKGVLSVLPTSSPGPVSEALINDGRLRKLTFTGSTGVGKALVKQSADKLLRTSMELGGNAPFIVFDDADVDAAVDGAVLAKMRNGGEACTAANRFHVANAVREEFTDKFVKRMSEFTLGKGLDENATLGPLINAKQVATVTELVSDAVSRGATVAVGGVAPGGPGNFYPATVLTDVPADARILKEEVFGPVAPIAGFDTEEEGIAAANDTEYGLAAYVYTKSLDRALRVAEGIESGMVGINRGVISDAAAPFGGIKESGFGREGGIEGIEEYLDTKYIALTP comes from the coding sequence ATGGATGCTGCCACCTTGTTGAAATCCGTCCCCACCGGTTTGTGGATCGGCGGTGAGGAGCGCGAAGGCAAGTCGACGTTCGACGTGCTGGATCCGAGCAACGACGAAGTGCTGATCTCCGTTGCCGACGCGACGGCCGAGGATGCGAGCACCGCGCTGGACGTCGCATGCGGCGTGCAGGCCGAATGGGCCGGCACCGCCCCCCGTAAGCGCGGCGAGATCCTGCGATCGGTGTTCGAAGCGATCACCGACCGCGCCGACGACATCGCCGCGCTGATGACCATGGAGATGGGCAAGGTGGTAGCGGAGAGCAAGGGCGAGGTGACCTACGGCGCCGAGTTCTTCCGCTGGTTCGCCGAGGAGGCCGTCCGCATCGGGGGTCGTTACACCCCCAGCCCCGCCGGGAACGGGCGGATCATCGTCACCAAGCAGGCCGTGGGCCCGTGCTACGCGATCACGCCGTGGAACTTTCCGCTGGCGATGGGCACCCGCAAGATGGGTCCCGCGTTCGCCGCGGGCTGCACGATGATCATCAAGCCCGCGCAGGAGACGCCGCTGACGATGCTGCTGCTGGCCAAGCTGATGGACGAGGCCGGCCTGCCCAAGGGCGTGCTGTCGGTACTGCCGACGAGCAGCCCGGGCCCGGTCTCGGAGGCGCTGATCAACGACGGCCGGCTGCGCAAGCTGACCTTCACCGGATCGACGGGGGTCGGCAAGGCCCTGGTGAAGCAGTCGGCCGACAAGCTGCTGCGGACGTCGATGGAGCTCGGCGGCAACGCACCCTTCATCGTCTTCGACGACGCCGATGTCGACGCCGCGGTCGACGGTGCGGTGTTGGCCAAGATGCGTAACGGCGGCGAGGCATGCACCGCGGCCAACCGGTTCCACGTCGCCAACGCGGTGCGCGAGGAGTTCACCGACAAGTTCGTCAAGCGGATGAGCGAGTTTACGCTCGGCAAGGGCCTCGACGAGAACGCGACGCTGGGGCCGCTGATCAACGCCAAGCAGGTCGCCACCGTGACGGAGTTGGTGTCCGACGCGGTGTCGCGCGGCGCCACCGTCGCCGTCGGCGGGGTGGCGCCCGGCGGGCCGGGCAACTTCTACCCGGCCACCGTGCTCACCGACGTCCCCGCCGACGCGCGCATCCTCAAGGAAGAAGTGTTCGGTCCCGTCGCACCCATCGCCGGGTTCGACACCGAGGAGGAGGGCATCGCCGCCGCCAACGACACCGAGTACGGCCTGGCCGCCTACGTGTACACGAAGTCGTTGGATCGCGCGCTGCGGGTGGCCGAGGGGATCGAGTCCGGCATGGTCGGCATCAACCGCGGAGTCATCTCCGACGCCGCGGCGCCGTTCGGCGGAATCAAGGAATCCGGGTTCGGGCGTGAGGGCGGCATCGAGGGCATCGAGGAGTATCTCGACACCAAGTACATCGCCCTGACGCCCTAG
- the pgi gene encoding glucose-6-phosphate isomerase, producing MGSEEPTTSDITASPAWEALSRHHDEIGTKDLRGLFAEDPARGTEFTLTVGDLYIDYSKHRVTQQTVTLLLDLARTAELTAKRDAMFAGEHINTSEDRAVLHTALRLPRDAQLTVDGQDVVADVHEVLDRMGDFTDRLRSGEWRGASGERITTVVNIGIGGSDLGPVMVDQALRHYADAGISARFVSNVDPADLVAKLAGLDPATTLFVIASKTFSTLETLTNATAARRWLTEALGDAAVSKHFVAVSTNAKLVDDFGIDTDNMFGFWDWVGGRYSVDSAIGLSVMAVIGRERFAEFLAGFHLVDEHFRTAPLEANAPVLLGLIGLWYNNFFGAETRAVLPYSNDLARFAAYLQQLTMESNGKSVQADGTPVHSSTGEIFWGEPGTNGQHAFYQLLHQGTRLIPADFIGFSEPTDDLPTADGTGSMHDLLMSNYFAQTQVLAFGKTADEIAAEGTPPNVVPHKVMPGNRPSTSILATKLTPSVVGQLVALYEHQVFVEGVIWGIDSFDQWGVELGKTQAKALLPVITSEASPAQQTDSSTDALVRRYRTERGRTA from the coding sequence ATGGGTAGCGAAGAGCCGACAACCTCCGACATCACCGCATCGCCTGCCTGGGAGGCACTGTCCCGCCACCACGATGAGATCGGCACCAAGGATCTGCGGGGGTTGTTCGCCGAGGATCCGGCGCGTGGCACGGAGTTCACGCTGACGGTCGGCGACCTGTACATCGACTACAGCAAGCACCGCGTGACACAGCAGACGGTGACGCTGTTGCTCGACCTCGCGCGCACCGCGGAGCTGACCGCCAAACGGGATGCGATGTTCGCCGGAGAGCACATCAACACCTCCGAGGACCGGGCGGTGTTGCACACCGCACTACGGCTGCCCCGCGACGCGCAGCTGACCGTGGACGGGCAGGACGTCGTGGCCGACGTGCACGAGGTACTCGACCGGATGGGCGACTTCACCGACCGGCTGCGCAGTGGCGAGTGGCGCGGCGCGTCGGGAGAACGCATCACGACGGTGGTCAACATCGGCATCGGCGGGTCCGATCTGGGTCCGGTGATGGTGGATCAGGCGTTGCGCCACTACGCCGACGCCGGCATCTCCGCACGCTTCGTCTCCAACGTCGACCCGGCCGACCTCGTCGCGAAACTGGCCGGACTGGACCCGGCCACAACGCTTTTCGTGATCGCGTCGAAGACATTCTCGACATTGGAGACACTGACCAACGCGACCGCGGCGCGCCGCTGGCTGACCGAGGCGCTGGGCGACGCCGCCGTATCCAAGCATTTCGTCGCGGTGTCGACGAACGCCAAGCTGGTCGACGACTTCGGCATCGACACCGACAACATGTTCGGCTTCTGGGACTGGGTCGGTGGCCGCTATTCGGTGGACTCGGCCATCGGGTTGTCGGTGATGGCGGTCATCGGCAGGGAGCGCTTCGCCGAGTTCCTCGCGGGCTTCCATCTGGTCGACGAGCACTTTCGCACGGCACCACTGGAAGCCAACGCGCCGGTGCTACTCGGGTTGATCGGGCTCTGGTACAACAACTTCTTCGGCGCGGAAACCCGTGCGGTGCTGCCGTATTCGAACGACCTGGCTCGGTTCGCGGCATATCTGCAGCAGCTGACGATGGAGTCCAACGGCAAATCGGTGCAGGCCGACGGCACGCCCGTACACAGCAGCACCGGCGAGATCTTCTGGGGCGAGCCCGGCACCAACGGCCAGCACGCGTTCTACCAGTTGCTGCACCAGGGCACCCGGCTGATTCCCGCCGACTTCATCGGGTTCAGCGAGCCCACCGACGATCTGCCGACCGCCGACGGCACCGGCAGCATGCACGACCTCCTGATGAGCAACTACTTCGCTCAGACTCAGGTGCTGGCCTTCGGTAAGACCGCCGACGAGATTGCCGCCGAGGGGACCCCACCGAATGTGGTGCCGCACAAGGTGATGCCGGGCAACCGGCCGAGCACGTCGATCCTCGCGACGAAGCTGACCCCGTCGGTCGTCGGGCAGTTGGTCGCGCTCTACGAGCATCAGGTGTTCGTCGAGGGTGTCATCTGGGGTATCGACTCGTTCGACCAGTGGGGGGTCGAGCTGGGCAAGACCCAGGCCAAGGCGCTGCTACCCGTCATCACCAGCGAGGCCTCGCCGGCCCAGCAGACGGATTCGTCGACCGACGCCCTGGTGCGCCGCTACCGCACAGAGCGCGGCCGCACCGCGTGA
- a CDS encoding helix-turn-helix transcriptional regulator yields MSPVRRGETRPIHNRIGVLRAERRLARAQLAELIDVNPQTVGALERGDHYPSLDLAFRICEVFGLPVEAVFSREPFTPLSTELYRKDSRPQEGSAHV; encoded by the coding sequence ATGAGTCCAGTACGACGCGGGGAAACGCGTCCGATCCATAATCGGATCGGAGTGCTGCGTGCCGAGCGGCGACTGGCGAGAGCCCAGCTTGCAGAGCTGATCGACGTCAATCCGCAAACCGTCGGCGCGCTGGAGCGGGGCGATCACTATCCGAGCCTCGATCTGGCGTTCCGCATCTGCGAGGTGTTCGGCCTGCCTGTCGAGGCGGTGTTCTCCCGCGAGCCGTTCACCCCGCTGTCGACCGAGCTCTACCGAAAGGACAGCCGACCACAGGAAGGGAGTGCACATGTCTGA
- a CDS encoding SDR family oxidoreductase codes for MTRQKILITGASSGLGAGMARQFAAKGRDLALCARRLDNLDELRAELLERHPHIKVAVAALDVNDHEQVAKVFTELNDELGGIDCVIVNAGIGKGYPLGGGKLWANKATIETNLVAALVQIETALEMFKAVNKGHLVLVSSVLGNVGVPGFKAAYSASKAGVTSLGESLRAEYPSGPIKITVLEPGYIESEMTAKSNSTMLMVDNETGVKAMVDAIEKEKGRAVVPGWPWWPLVEVMKVLPPRFTKYFA; via the coding sequence ATGACTCGGCAGAAGATCTTGATCACCGGTGCGAGCTCCGGCCTCGGCGCCGGGATGGCCCGGCAGTTCGCGGCCAAGGGGCGTGACCTGGCGCTGTGCGCGCGCCGCCTGGACAACCTCGATGAGCTCAGGGCCGAACTCCTGGAACGTCACCCCCATATCAAGGTGGCGGTGGCGGCACTGGACGTCAACGACCACGAACAGGTCGCGAAGGTCTTCACCGAACTCAACGACGAACTCGGCGGCATCGACTGCGTGATCGTGAACGCGGGCATCGGGAAGGGCTACCCGCTCGGTGGCGGCAAGCTGTGGGCGAACAAGGCCACCATCGAGACGAATCTCGTTGCGGCACTGGTGCAGATCGAGACGGCCCTGGAGATGTTCAAGGCCGTGAACAAGGGTCATCTGGTCCTGGTGTCGTCGGTACTCGGCAACGTCGGCGTGCCGGGATTCAAGGCGGCCTACTCGGCCAGCAAGGCCGGTGTCACCTCACTCGGCGAGTCGCTGCGCGCCGAGTACCCGTCCGGCCCGATCAAGATCACAGTGCTGGAACCCGGCTACATCGAGTCGGAGATGACGGCGAAATCGAATTCGACGATGCTGATGGTGGACAACGAGACCGGCGTGAAGGCCATGGTCGACGCCATCGAGAAGGAGAAGGGCCGCGCCGTCGTCCCGGGTTGGCCGTGGTGGCCGCTGGTGGAGGTCATGAAGGTGCTGCCCCCACGGTTCACCAAGTACTTCGCCTAG
- a CDS encoding Fpg/Nei family DNA glycosylase, protein MPELPEVEALADHLRRHAVGLTVGRVDVAALSVLKTFDPPPSALHGQVVTGANRWGKYLGLQVGELHLITHLSRAGWLRWSDKLAPAPLKPYGKGPIAMRVHLGTPGEAPGFDLTEAGTQKRLAVWLVTDPMAVPQIAALGPDALSLGVDGLGDALKGQSGRIKTVITDQKVIAGIGNAYSDEILHVAKLSPFATSNKLTEAQLADLHDAMISVLSDAVSRSVGQGAATLKGEKRSGLRVHARTGLPCPVCGDTVREVSFADKSFQYCPTCQTGGKVLADRRMSRLLK, encoded by the coding sequence ATGCCCGAGCTTCCCGAGGTCGAAGCACTCGCTGATCACCTGCGCCGCCACGCGGTCGGACTGACTGTCGGCCGCGTCGACGTCGCTGCGCTGTCGGTCCTCAAGACGTTCGACCCGCCGCCCTCGGCGCTGCACGGACAGGTCGTGACCGGAGCCAACCGGTGGGGCAAATACCTGGGGCTGCAGGTCGGCGAACTCCACCTGATCACCCACCTGTCAAGGGCGGGCTGGCTGCGCTGGTCGGACAAGCTGGCGCCGGCGCCGCTGAAGCCGTACGGCAAGGGGCCGATCGCGATGCGGGTTCACCTGGGCACGCCCGGCGAGGCGCCCGGATTCGACCTCACGGAGGCCGGCACGCAGAAGCGGCTGGCGGTTTGGCTCGTGACCGATCCGATGGCCGTCCCGCAGATCGCCGCGCTGGGCCCGGATGCGTTGTCCCTCGGCGTCGACGGACTGGGTGACGCATTGAAGGGGCAGTCGGGCCGGATCAAGACCGTCATCACCGACCAGAAAGTCATCGCGGGCATCGGCAACGCCTACAGCGACGAGATATTGCACGTCGCGAAGCTGTCGCCGTTCGCCACCTCGAACAAGCTGACCGAAGCCCAGCTCGCGGACCTGCACGACGCGATGATCTCTGTGCTCAGCGATGCCGTGAGCCGGTCGGTCGGACAGGGCGCAGCGACGCTCAAGGGGGAGAAGCGGTCGGGGCTGCGCGTACATGCCCGCACCGGGTTGCCGTGCCCGGTGTGCGGCGACACGGTGCGTGAGGTGTCGTTCGCCGACAAGTCGTTCCAGTACTGCCCGACGTGCCAGACCGGCGGCAAGGTGCTGGCTGACCGCCGAATGTCGAGACTGCTGAAATAG
- a CDS encoding phage holin family protein, which produces MGLFLLRAALTGLALWVVTLLVPGVEFVGGDSTLGRVGVILVVAVIFGLVNAIIKPIVQIISIPLYILTLGLFHIVINAFMLMLTSWITEHTTHWGLAIDDFWWTAIWAAIVLSIVSWLLSLLVKAD; this is translated from the coding sequence ATGGGTCTGTTTCTACTGCGGGCGGCGCTCACCGGGCTTGCGCTGTGGGTCGTCACGCTTCTGGTGCCCGGAGTCGAGTTCGTCGGCGGCGACTCGACGCTGGGCCGCGTCGGCGTCATCCTCGTCGTCGCGGTGATCTTCGGCCTGGTCAACGCGATCATCAAGCCCATCGTGCAGATCATCTCGATTCCGCTCTACATCCTCACGTTGGGCCTGTTCCACATCGTCATCAATGCGTTCATGCTCATGCTCACGTCCTGGATCACCGAGCACACCACCCACTGGGGGCTGGCCATCGACGACTTCTGGTGGACGGCGATCTGGGCGGCGATCGTGCTGTCGATCGTGAGCTGGCTGCTGTCCCTACTCGTCAAGGCAGACTGA